In Risungbinella massiliensis, a single window of DNA contains:
- a CDS encoding VanW family protein, giving the protein MKLTKRLVYMVALITMINIGCQQNTAKEPNSTPDYTEQNTPNARPIDYEEAPQQGQEQNLILTAEGERYVLDLQSIGFDGFHLSSIDQDKLKSWLRDVKEKVDQSPKNASLDRYGEDIKPATSGKMMDLQQIDEWLGDLGYYINQPLEIPFVEVPAAVNQRDLARVDQKLIGSYQTTFNGNNSNRTTNIKLSAKAIDKLILMPGEVFSFNQVVGERTAEKGYQSAPIIVKGEYSEGIGGGICQVSSTLYNSVNEAGLKIVNRYSHSKEVTYVPPGQDATVSWGGPDFQFQNTLQEPILLRVKVNSDSISVRTYTTPEAKVTQRTVPDPPKQVEQYKVNPDQPTHDLPQNQIIAP; this is encoded by the coding sequence ATGAAGCTAACAAAAAGACTGGTCTATATGGTCGCTCTTATAACTATGATCAATATTGGATGCCAACAAAATACTGCTAAAGAACCTAATAGTACTCCTGATTACACAGAACAAAATACCCCAAACGCAAGACCTATTGACTATGAAGAAGCTCCACAACAAGGACAAGAACAAAACCTTATCCTTACTGCTGAAGGAGAGAGATATGTGTTGGATCTCCAGTCAATCGGTTTTGATGGATTCCATCTCTCCTCAATTGATCAAGACAAACTCAAGTCTTGGCTTCGAGACGTCAAAGAAAAAGTGGATCAGTCTCCAAAGAACGCAAGCCTCGATCGCTATGGAGAAGACATAAAACCAGCTACAAGCGGAAAGATGATGGATCTTCAACAGATAGATGAATGGTTGGGAGATCTCGGTTACTACATCAATCAGCCACTCGAAATACCATTTGTAGAAGTCCCTGCTGCCGTCAACCAACGAGATTTGGCTCGAGTAGACCAGAAACTAATCGGAAGCTATCAAACCACTTTTAATGGAAATAATTCGAATCGAACGACCAATATCAAACTTTCTGCTAAAGCAATTGATAAGCTAATCCTCATGCCTGGAGAGGTATTTTCCTTTAACCAAGTAGTAGGTGAGCGAACAGCCGAAAAAGGGTATCAGTCCGCTCCAATCATCGTAAAAGGCGAATATAGCGAGGGTATCGGGGGTGGTATCTGCCAAGTCTCTAGTACCTTATATAACAGTGTTAACGAAGCAGGATTAAAAATCGTAAATCGATACTCTCACAGCAAAGAAGTTACCTATGTACCACCAGGACAGGACGCAACTGTTTCCTGGGGTGGACCAGATTTCCAGTTTCAAAATACGTTACAAGAACCTATCCTTCTTCGAGTGAAAGTCAATTCCGATTCCATTTCTGTTCGAACTTATACTACTCCCGAAGCAAAAGTGACGCAAAGAACAGTACCAGATCCACCTAAACAAGTAGAACAATACAAAGTAAATCCTGATCAACCAACCCACGACCTACCACAAAACCAAATAATCGCTCCATAG
- a CDS encoding sulfatase family protein produces MRILFININTLRADRLGCYGNQNGLTPHLDQLASRGVVFERLFGENNVSQSSFVTMMTGKHPYQHGVVNMKPQPIPELLYPMSLFWQKNGYRTAAIDCNYRITGEKNTWFQRGYDTYIDPSEERPTHLNITAEEVNKEAIAWLEKHAHEPNFFLFLHYWDTHYPYHSIESQGITEVEPNEPSLKEFAREPLWSFIQKYGQEKTPSQLRQDYDGTVKQVDHAIGQIIQVLEQLQILDDTLIVLTSDHGESLGEHGIYFDHHGLYDASLHVPLLFHYPKILPGGIRVPTLVQHADLFPTMMELAEASPFKELGNLDGKSLLSVIKDPTRKHRKFVISCEANWQLKRSIRTTDWKLIRSLKPDVYGNPNFELYHLTTDPQEKNNVIKEHPILAKQLHQKMEGWVKKMLTRYKRQDPLRKGTKLEMNRMTVAEEEELKERLSKLGY; encoded by the coding sequence ATGCGAATCCTGTTTATTAACATCAATACTCTGCGCGCAGACCGACTTGGCTGTTATGGGAATCAAAATGGACTTACTCCTCATCTAGATCAATTAGCGAGTCGTGGAGTCGTATTTGAACGGTTGTTTGGAGAAAATAATGTCTCCCAAAGTTCCTTTGTGACCATGATGACAGGAAAACATCCTTATCAGCATGGTGTCGTCAATATGAAGCCACAACCAATTCCTGAGCTACTCTATCCTATGAGTTTGTTTTGGCAAAAAAATGGCTATCGAACTGCTGCCATCGATTGTAACTATCGAATCACAGGGGAAAAGAACACATGGTTCCAACGAGGTTATGATACGTATATTGATCCATCCGAAGAAAGACCAACTCATCTGAATATAACGGCTGAAGAGGTAAATAAAGAAGCCATTGCTTGGCTGGAAAAGCATGCACACGAACCGAATTTTTTCCTTTTTCTCCACTATTGGGACACTCATTATCCATACCATTCAATAGAATCACAAGGAATAACAGAAGTAGAGCCAAACGAACCTTCTCTCAAAGAATTTGCTCGAGAACCTTTATGGAGCTTTATCCAAAAGTACGGTCAAGAAAAAACACCTAGTCAGCTTCGTCAAGATTATGATGGAACAGTAAAACAAGTAGACCACGCAATTGGGCAGATCATCCAAGTACTAGAACAGCTCCAGATCCTAGACGATACATTAATTGTTTTGACTTCAGATCATGGGGAAAGTCTTGGCGAGCATGGAATCTACTTTGACCATCATGGTCTCTATGATGCTAGTTTGCATGTCCCTCTCCTTTTCCATTATCCAAAAATACTTCCTGGAGGCATTCGAGTTCCTACTTTGGTTCAACATGCCGATCTTTTCCCGACCATGATGGAACTCGCAGAAGCGTCTCCTTTCAAAGAATTAGGGAACTTGGATGGAAAATCTCTTTTATCTGTGATCAAGGATCCTACCCGCAAACACCGGAAATTCGTCATCTCTTGCGAAGCTAATTGGCAGTTGAAACGCTCCATACGAACTACTGACTGGAAGCTTATACGTTCTTTAAAACCTGATGTCTATGGTAATCCGAACTTTGAGTTATATCACTTAACGACTGATCCCCAAGAGAAGAACAACGTCATAAAAGAACATCCTATTTTAGCAAAGCAGCTTCATCAAAAAATGGAGGGATGGGTCAAAAAGATGCTTACCCGCTACAAGCGTCAAGACCCTCTCAGAAAAGGAACTAAACTAGAGATGAACCGAATGACAGTAGCAGAAGAAGAAGAGCTAAAAGAACGCCTTAGTAAATTGGGGTATTAA
- a CDS encoding DUF1761 domain-containing protein — protein sequence MEEYMSYNIWAVLLATFAYMAIGSFWYSPLLFGKVWMRELSITEKDLTDPKEAMLGALVTTFLSANILEVLLIISHSENALDGLWIGTLVGLVIGAVFATNSFFERKSWRLYLITIGYHFVAFLLMGSILGGW from the coding sequence ATGGAAGAATATATGTCCTATAATATCTGGGCGGTACTTCTTGCAACTTTCGCATACATGGCGATAGGAAGTTTTTGGTATTCCCCATTGCTGTTCGGAAAAGTATGGATGAGAGAGCTATCTATAACCGAAAAAGATCTAACAGATCCCAAGGAGGCGATGTTAGGAGCACTCGTTACCACTTTTTTATCTGCCAATATTTTGGAAGTGCTTTTGATCATATCCCATTCGGAGAATGCATTAGATGGACTCTGGATTGGAACATTAGTGGGACTTGTAATTGGGGCTGTCTTTGCAACTAACTCTTTTTTTGAGCGTAAATCATGGCGACTTTATCTCATTACAATCGGATATCATTTTGTAGCTTTTCTTTTAATGGGCTCTATTCTCGGTGGATGGTAG
- a CDS encoding class I SAM-dependent methyltransferase, whose protein sequence is MTDYPITNNSHYFRREVTFDRDLQAHYQQQQKGSYHVLDLACGEGEFLKKQIQSLGTNGIHWYGLDLSPDLLFHAKQTLADEWVMLSEGSADALPYPDDSMNYISNRYSFHHFLNKRGVIREIWRVLKPGGMLKMTNRSVFDEANSWLYLYFPNAFFEDCNRYWSREMLFGAMQQMGFHVQIQLKVTMKLEPLRHLLYLAEMQAFSSLTRLSGRDYQSGLSMMREKLRKNPKSRIQTEQSEMILYARK, encoded by the coding sequence ATGACGGATTATCCGATCACGAACAATTCTCATTATTTTCGTCGGGAGGTAACTTTTGATCGAGACCTCCAGGCTCATTATCAACAGCAACAAAAAGGATCATATCATGTGCTCGATTTAGCATGTGGGGAAGGTGAGTTTTTAAAGAAACAGATTCAATCACTAGGTACAAACGGAATTCATTGGTATGGATTAGATCTGTCTCCAGACTTACTATTTCATGCAAAGCAGACGTTGGCAGATGAGTGGGTAATGTTGTCAGAAGGATCAGCAGATGCTTTGCCCTATCCGGACGATAGTATGAATTATATTTCCAATCGTTACTCCTTTCATCACTTTTTGAATAAAAGAGGAGTTATTCGTGAGATTTGGCGTGTTCTTAAACCGGGTGGTATGCTCAAAATGACCAATCGTTCGGTATTTGACGAAGCGAATAGTTGGCTTTACTTGTACTTTCCTAATGCATTTTTTGAGGACTGCAATCGATATTGGTCTCGAGAAATGTTATTTGGAGCAATGCAACAGATGGGCTTTCATGTACAGATCCAACTGAAAGTGACAATGAAACTAGAGCCTCTTCGCCATCTACTATATCTTGCGGAGATGCAAGCTTTTTCCTCTCTTACTCGTCTCTCTGGACGGGACTATCAGTCGGGGCTTTCTATGATGCGAGAGAAGTTGAGAAAGAACCCTAAAAGCAGAATTCAAACAGAACAATCCGAGATGATTTTATATGCTCGAAAGTGA
- a CDS encoding DUF1516 family protein — MSWLKEAHVGSWELALVLAVVSYVLYLTGKTKVGFILHNIVRVCYIIIVGTGLTMLITWDVNPIFHLKALLAVIGIGLLEMALVRAKKEKPSAVFLASGLVVFVVVILIGYGVIGGF, encoded by the coding sequence ATGTCATGGTTAAAAGAAGCACATGTAGGCTCTTGGGAGCTGGCATTAGTGTTGGCAGTAGTAAGCTATGTGTTGTATCTTACCGGAAAAACGAAAGTAGGTTTTATCCTACATAACATTGTGCGTGTATGCTACATTATCATCGTAGGAACTGGTCTTACGATGCTGATCACTTGGGATGTAAACCCGATCTTCCATCTAAAGGCACTTCTTGCTGTGATCGGGATTGGACTTTTAGAAATGGCTCTAGTTCGTGCGAAAAAGGAAAAGCCAAGTGCAGTCTTTTTAGCATCAGGTTTAGTGGTTTTTGTTGTGGTAATTTTGATTGGTTATGGCGTAATTGGTGGGTTTTAA
- a CDS encoding pyridoxine/pyridoxamine 5'-phosphate oxidase has translation MNKWDHLLTGLKSLQGDLPSFDTTDLPSNPEILFASWFQEARDIGVPEPHAMTLSTVRADGTPDARVLILKKLIEGKWYFASTNESAKGLQIQQNPYVALTFYWFKLGKQVRIRGKVMDAGDEASKVDFLQRPIGARAIALIEKQSKELLDPFELEEAIREQEIHLLADPDKITPNWRLYAVQAEEVEFWQGDSKRKHTRVVYRKEGDEWRQKLLWP, from the coding sequence GTGAACAAATGGGATCATCTATTAACAGGATTAAAGAGTCTTCAAGGTGATTTACCTTCCTTCGATACTACTGATTTACCTAGTAATCCTGAAATTCTATTTGCATCCTGGTTCCAAGAGGCTCGTGATATTGGTGTACCAGAACCACATGCGATGACGCTGTCAACCGTTAGAGCCGATGGAACTCCTGATGCTAGAGTACTGATTTTAAAAAAGCTAATTGAGGGAAAATGGTACTTTGCAAGTACCAATGAGAGCGCCAAAGGGCTACAGATCCAGCAAAATCCTTATGTTGCTCTTACCTTTTATTGGTTCAAACTTGGGAAACAAGTACGGATCAGAGGAAAAGTCATGGATGCAGGGGATGAAGCTAGTAAAGTAGATTTCCTCCAACGACCAATAGGAGCCAGAGCGATTGCTTTAATAGAGAAGCAGAGTAAGGAATTATTGGACCCTTTTGAATTAGAAGAAGCGATTCGTGAGCAAGAGATACACTTATTGGCAGACCCAGATAAGATTACGCCAAATTGGCGACTCTATGCAGTTCAGGCAGAGGAAGTGGAATTTTGGCAGGGAGATTCTAAGAGGAAACATACTCGTGTAGTCTATCGGAAAGAAGGAGACGAGTGGAGACAGAAGCTTTTGTGGCCTTAA
- a CDS encoding aspartate/glutamate racemase family protein, with the protein MKVIGLLGGMSWESSAIYYELINKRVKEKLGGHHSAQIIMYSVDFQKIKDYQHNGEWNKATNELISAAQRIEKAGADYLVICTNTMHKSADEIQENIKIPLLHIADTTAEQIKNDNIHNVGLLATNFTMEENFYKGRLRDKYGLNVLIPNHEDRTEVHNIIYNELCLGEVRSKSKESYKRIIDKLIQDGAEAIILGCTEITMLIGQDDVSIPVYDTTAIHARTAADQSIAIHDSTGYNLSSSHKL; encoded by the coding sequence ATGAAGGTAATTGGACTTTTAGGTGGAATGAGCTGGGAATCTTCAGCAATTTATTATGAATTGATAAATAAAAGAGTAAAAGAAAAATTGGGTGGTCATCATTCAGCCCAAATTATTATGTACTCTGTTGATTTTCAGAAGATTAAAGATTATCAACATAATGGAGAATGGAATAAAGCGACAAACGAACTGATCTCAGCAGCACAAAGAATTGAAAAAGCTGGTGCAGATTATTTAGTAATTTGCACAAACACGATGCACAAGTCAGCAGACGAAATTCAAGAGAATATAAAGATTCCGTTACTTCATATAGCAGACACTACTGCAGAACAAATTAAAAACGATAATATTCACAATGTTGGATTGTTAGCTACTAATTTCACTATGGAGGAAAATTTCTATAAAGGTCGTTTAAGAGATAAGTATGGTCTAAACGTATTAATTCCCAATCATGAAGATAGAACAGAAGTCCATAATATCATTTACAACGAACTTTGTTTAGGAGAGGTAAGATCGAAATCAAAAGAAAGCTATAAGAGGATTATAGATAAGCTTATTCAAGATGGTGCAGAAGCAATTATTTTAGGGTGTACGGAAATTACAATGTTAATCGGACAAGATGATGTTAGTATACCTGTCTACGATACAACAGCTATTCATGCAAGAACAGCAGCGGATCAATCTATAGCGATACATGACTCAACTGGATACAATCTCTCATCATCCCATAAATTATGA
- a CDS encoding GNAT family N-acetyltransferase, with translation MNQIFTNPPTLVNEQIELVPMQLEHAEELYQHANPEIWEYMLVQIETMEQFQHWMSQAIEQRNSGTALPFIVKLRESGEVIGTTRLYDLNLTHRTAELGSTWYSADYQRSFVNTTCKLLLLKYCFEKLDLIRVQIKTDERNIRSQKAIERMGATKEGILRNERQLASGYIRNAVVYSIIRKEWPQVKEGLIAKLAR, from the coding sequence ATGAATCAAATTTTTACAAATCCACCTACCCTTGTAAATGAACAAATTGAACTTGTACCAATGCAATTAGAACATGCTGAAGAACTTTATCAGCATGCAAACCCCGAAATCTGGGAGTATATGCTGGTACAAATTGAGACGATGGAACAATTCCAGCATTGGATGAGCCAAGCGATTGAACAACGAAATTCTGGAACAGCGCTTCCTTTTATCGTAAAACTACGCGAATCAGGAGAAGTTATTGGCACGACTCGTCTCTATGATCTAAATTTGACTCATCGGACAGCTGAACTGGGTTCGACTTGGTATAGCGCAGATTATCAACGTAGCTTCGTCAACACGACTTGTAAACTCCTCTTGTTAAAGTACTGTTTTGAGAAACTAGATCTGATACGTGTTCAGATCAAAACAGATGAGCGTAACATCCGGTCACAAAAAGCGATTGAACGTATGGGTGCTACAAAAGAAGGGATTTTGCGCAATGAACGTCAACTAGCTAGTGGATACATACGAAATGCTGTAGTTTATTCCATTATCCGAAAAGAATGGCCACAGGTGAAAGAGGGACTAATAGCTAAACTTGCCAGATAA
- a CDS encoding H-type small acid-soluble spore protein, which translates to MDLQRAKQIFSSSSDIDVKYNGDSVWIEKINEDNGTANVHLRGSEQDKVEVEISQLREVQ; encoded by the coding sequence ATGGATCTTCAGCGCGCTAAGCAGATTTTTTCTTCTTCATCTGACATTGATGTAAAGTATAATGGTGATTCGGTTTGGATCGAGAAAATTAATGAGGATAATGGAACCGCCAATGTACATTTACGAGGTTCAGAGCAGGATAAAGTGGAAGTAGAGATTTCTCAACTTAGAGAAGTACAGTAA
- a CDS encoding anthranilate synthase component II has translation MILIIDNYDSFTYNLVQYLQQLGEEIVVYRNDEMTISQIREQKPDFILISPGPGNPNDAGISLDVVKNFAGEIPILGVCLGHQTIVQAFGGCVNEAGQPVHGKTSLIYHDGKGLFTSLPSPFRVARYHSLIAEANSLPDVLEVSAKTEVGEIMAIRHKKLPIQGVQFHPEAILTEHGYSLLQNFIQQR, from the coding sequence ATGATACTTATCATAGATAATTATGATTCATTTACATACAATCTGGTTCAGTATTTACAACAACTAGGCGAAGAAATAGTTGTTTATCGTAATGATGAAATGACCATTTCGCAGATCAGAGAACAAAAGCCAGACTTTATTCTTATTTCTCCTGGACCTGGAAATCCAAATGATGCTGGTATCAGCTTAGATGTAGTGAAAAACTTTGCGGGTGAGATCCCCATTTTAGGAGTTTGTCTCGGTCATCAAACAATCGTACAAGCTTTTGGTGGGTGTGTAAACGAAGCTGGACAACCTGTTCATGGTAAGACTTCGTTGATCTATCATGATGGAAAAGGACTTTTTACCTCTTTGCCTTCTCCATTTCGGGTAGCTCGTTATCACTCGCTCATTGCAGAAGCTAATTCCCTACCAGATGTCCTAGAAGTGAGCGCCAAGACAGAAGTAGGGGAGATCATGGCAATTCGCCATAAAAAACTGCCAATTCAAGGTGTGCAGTTTCATCCGGAGGCGATCCTGACGGAACATGGATACTCACTTCTACAAAATTTTATCCAACAACGTTAG